TGGCGTTTCGCATGTCCGGCCGGTTCAGCGTGATCCAGACGGCGCCGTTTTTTCTCTCGACCAGAAATGTAGTGTACTCGGCCATGCTGAGGGTCACGTTTACCTCATGGAGGGGCGGGTGCGCAAGCGCGGAAGTGTGACCGCGCCTATTGAACAACCGCGGCAATTGGACTAGGTTTCAGAGCGGCGGATGCTGACAAAGAAACGAACCATTCTGCTCGGTACAGGCGCGATCCTGCTCCTGATCGTCGCTTCGGCGATTAACGGCTACCGGCATACGGTGGATGAAACCGCTGTCGATTTCAACCGATTCCAACTGGCCTTGGTGCGCACGGTGGCCCTGTCCGTTCATGCGCGTCTTGAAGTCATGGTGTCGGACCTCAAGCAGCTTAACAATCGCCCGCCGATCCAGTACCTCGATCAACCCTTCATGTCGGACAGGCTCCTCAAGTTTGTGCGTGAATCTCCCCGGAGCTTGGTCAAGGAGGCGTTCCGGGTCGACGCCTCGGGCCGTGAGGTGGCGAAGGTGCGGGGAGACGGCGAGGGACCGGCGCATCGCCGCCTCTGGTCCGAAAAGGAGATGTTCGACTGGGCACGCCAACTCTCCCACCGTGGACATGCGCGGTTTGGCGACGTGCGGAGTATTCCGGGTGGAGGGCAGGAAGTCCTCCTGATCATGCCGACCTACGAGGAAACAACCGGCACCTCCCATCGCAAAGCAACGAACCGGTTTGCGGGAGTGACGGGACTGGTCATCGACGTGGACCGAATGCTCCAGCTCTATGTCTCCACAACCGAGAAGGCGGCGCCGGCCAGTTTCATCTGCGTGGTGGACGGCGCTCATCGGTTCCTCCTGCACACGCGTGTTCCGTCGATGGTGGGGAAGGGGGTTCTTGAGGGGGTCGATCCTGAAAGCCGCGAAGGCCGGTTTCTGACCCGCGCCACGGAGGAGCCGGAAGGAACGGCCGAGGGATTCTCCCCAGACCGCACGGGACGGGGAAAACCGAGCGAAGAAGTGGTGGCGTGGTCGTCCGCCGAGGTCGAGAACCTGAACTGGCGGATCAAGCTTCACACGGCTCACTCCACGGTGGTGGCCAAGGCCCGCCATGCCTTTGCCATGCAGCTCTGGACGGTGGTCTTCCTGATCCTGACCGTGGGAGGGGGTGCCTGGCTGATGCTCCGGAGCGAACGGCTTGAGATCGCCGCCCGGGATCGCGACCTCGCCCAGCGGCGCGAGTCCGAACTTCGCTTCCTCGTCGATCGTATCCCGGCCATTCTCTGGTCGGTGGATACCGACCTCAAGATCACTTCCATCCTCGGGGCGGGACTGGCGCCCCTCGGGGTCAAGCCGAACGAGACGGTGGGGATGAGCCTGTATGACTACATGCAGACGCGCGACCCCGCGAATCCCGCGTTGTCTGCGGCGGCCCGCGCGCTGAAGGGTGAGAAAGTATCCTACGAAATGGAATGGCAGGGCCATCCCTTCCAATCGTTTGTGGAGCCTCTGCACGATTGGACCGGAAAAATCGTCGGTTGCCTCGGTCTGAGCCTGGATTTTTCCGAAAGAAAGAAAATCGAGGAGACGCTTCGTCGCAGCGAGGAGCGGTTTCGGATCATCGTGGAGAACGCGCTGGACCCGGTCATGATCGTGAATCGCGACGGCACCATCCGCTATGCCAGCCGAATGGTGGAAGAGGTTCTCGGCTATTCCCTGGACGAATACCTCGGCCAGTCGGCCTTCGAGTTCATGCACCCGGATGACCTCGGCGCCTCGGTCAGTGAGTTCACCCATTCCGTTGAGCATCCCGAAGAGACGAGGCACTTCACCAATCGCATCCGCCGGAAAGATGGATCGTGGAGAACGGTGGAGGCCACCGGCAAGAACCTGCTCGGCGACCCGGCCATCGCGGGCATCGTGGTCAATTTCCGGGACGTGACGGATCAACGCAAGGCCGAAGAGACGGCCCAGGCCGCGCAGAAGCAACTCCTCAGCATCCTGGATACCTTCGACGCGATCATCTGGTCGCAATCGCCATGGGACCGGAAATTCTTGTACGTGAGCCCGGCAGCCGAGCGGATTCTCGGGCACCCCATCGCACCCATCCTCGAGAACACCCGGTCCTATTTAGACGTGGTCCTTCCGGAAGACCGGGATCGCGTGGATTTCGGAACGGAGATCATGGAGAAGGGCAAGTCCGACACGGAGTACCGGATCCGGAGGCCGGACGGTGAAATCCGCTGGCTTCGGTCCCGGGGTTGGGTGGTCAAGGACGAGAAGGGGTCCGTGGTGCGTCTGGACGGCATCACCTCGGACATCACTCAGCGGAAGCGGGCGGAGGAAGCCCTCCAGCGGGAAAAGACCTACTTGCAGGGAATACTGGACAACTCGATGGACCTGATCTTCACCGTGAGGCGAGACGGGACCTTTGGCTACTTCAACCCCCGGCTCGAAGATGTGACAGGGTATCGGCAGCAAGACCTCACAGGCCGATCGTTCATGGAGTTCATACCGGAGCATCGCAAGGCCTTCATGCTTGAGCGGTGGGAGGAGATCAATCGCGGCATTTCCGGCCGGTACGAGACGGAGATCATTAGGGCAGACCGAACGCTGATGCAGTGCAGGATTTCTCACTCGGTCTTGCCCGGCTTCGACGAGTTTCTCGTTGCGTTGCAGGACGTCACGGAGCAGAAAATGGCTGTCGAAGCCCGGAAGGAAAGCGTGGCGTTGTTCGGATCGCTGGTCGAAAACATGCAGGCGGGGGTGCTCGTGGAATCCGAACAACGAAAAATCTTCGTGGTGAACCAGGCTTTCTGCAACATGTTCTCGGTTCCCGTTTCGCCCGACCGACTGATCGGTGCGGATTGTAAGGAGGCGGCGGTGCGCGACAAGGATCAGTTCGCGGAGGGCGAGACGCTTGTGCAGCGGATCGACGAGATCGTGGAGCGGCGGGAGGGAGTCATCGGCGAGGAAGTGCGCATGGCGGATGGACGCGTCTTCGAGCGCGACTACATTCCGATCGTCACCGATCATCAAAAGTTCATCGCTCATCTGTGGCAGTACCGGGATGTCACCGAACGGAAGCGCGCCGAGGCGGAGCGCATCCGGGTGAGCAAGATGGAATCGATCGGGCTCCTGTCCGGCGGGATCGCGCACGATTTCAACAATATTCTGACCGGCATCCTCGCGAACGTCTCCGTGGCGAAGAAAGAGGGGAAGGCGGACACCGAACTCTTCGCCGCCATGGCCGACGCGGAGAAGGCCGCTCTGCGCGCCCGGCAACTTACGCAGCAGCTCCTCACACTCTCGCTGGGCGGGGCACCGGTCAAGAAGACGGTGGATCTCGCGCCTCTCGTTCGCGATGCCGCGGATCTGGCGGTGAAAGGAACCCGGGTGAAATGTGAGTTCGCGTTGCCGGAGGATCTATGGCCCGTGGAGGCGGATACGGTCCAGCTCAGTCAGGCCGTGGCAAACCTTGTGATCAACGCATGGCAGGCCATGCCTCAGGGCGGCGTGGCCGAAATCAAGGCGGAGAACGTGTATGTCGGTCCCGGGCACGTGCTGCCGCTCAAGAGTGGTCAGTATGTGGTGGTGACGATTGGAGACCACGGCCCGGGCATCCCGCCCCAAAACCTTCAGAAGATATTCGAGCCCTACTACAGCACC
The nucleotide sequence above comes from Nitrospirota bacterium. Encoded proteins:
- a CDS encoding PAS domain S-box protein, which produces MLTKKRTILLGTGAILLLIVASAINGYRHTVDETAVDFNRFQLALVRTVALSVHARLEVMVSDLKQLNNRPPIQYLDQPFMSDRLLKFVRESPRSLVKEAFRVDASGREVAKVRGDGEGPAHRRLWSEKEMFDWARQLSHRGHARFGDVRSIPGGGQEVLLIMPTYEETTGTSHRKATNRFAGVTGLVIDVDRMLQLYVSTTEKAAPASFICVVDGAHRFLLHTRVPSMVGKGVLEGVDPESREGRFLTRATEEPEGTAEGFSPDRTGRGKPSEEVVAWSSAEVENLNWRIKLHTAHSTVVAKARHAFAMQLWTVVFLILTVGGGAWLMLRSERLEIAARDRDLAQRRESELRFLVDRIPAILWSVDTDLKITSILGAGLAPLGVKPNETVGMSLYDYMQTRDPANPALSAAARALKGEKVSYEMEWQGHPFQSFVEPLHDWTGKIVGCLGLSLDFSERKKIEETLRRSEERFRIIVENALDPVMIVNRDGTIRYASRMVEEVLGYSLDEYLGQSAFEFMHPDDLGASVSEFTHSVEHPEETRHFTNRIRRKDGSWRTVEATGKNLLGDPAIAGIVVNFRDVTDQRKAEETAQAAQKQLLSILDTFDAIIWSQSPWDRKFLYVSPAAERILGHPIAPILENTRSYLDVVLPEDRDRVDFGTEIMEKGKSDTEYRIRRPDGEIRWLRSRGWVVKDEKGSVVRLDGITSDITQRKRAEEALQREKTYLQGILDNSMDLIFTVRRDGTFGYFNPRLEDVTGYRQQDLTGRSFMEFIPEHRKAFMLERWEEINRGISGRYETEIIRADRTLMQCRISHSVLPGFDEFLVALQDVTEQKMAVEARKESVALFGSLVENMQAGVLVESEQRKIFVVNQAFCNMFSVPVSPDRLIGADCKEAAVRDKDQFAEGETLVQRIDEIVERREGVIGEEVRMADGRVFERDYIPIVTDHQKFIAHLWQYRDVTERKRAEAERIRVSKMESIGLLSGGIAHDFNNILTGILANVSVAKKEGKADTELFAAMADAEKAALRARQLTQQLLTLSLGGAPVKKTVDLAPLVRDAADLAVKGTRVKCEFALPEDLWPVEADTVQLSQAVANLVINAWQAMPQGGVAEIKAENVYVGPGHVLPLKSGQYVVVTIGDHGPGIPPQNLQKIFEPYYSTKPRGSGLGLTVAHSIVARHLGYLAVDSKVGVGTTVAVYLPASEGRVIPALEEKMEVAMGEGRVLVVDDDEHVLIAAERLLKKLGYTVEVVQDAESGIDVYRRAMEAGLRFDLVMMDLTIPGGMGGKEAVAELLKIDPEARVVCASGYSSDPVMSDFRRYGFLGCLPKPFRIQELSRVLGEVLAQRLRPSS